In Toxoplasma gondii ME49 chromosome X, whole genome shotgun sequence, a single genomic region encodes these proteins:
- a CDS encoding ATPase/histidine kinase/DNA gyrase B/HSP90 domain-containing protein (encoded by transcript TGME49_227050), protein MQLSCGMSHLAFRVFSAAWRQGWKVSRRAPVSSRESIASSLTKTASEMPFLRGQKGLANAFLGRKAFFEFRLNTDSIGVSASRLEERVPTCLSPCFLSAWKGPDALWSARSRATCASSVPESPPNSLGLSEAVASKFTSARALEEGRLSLRTIWPASLPSGLAHDVGGAPWQGSQRILCTLATTGESAFQSYAERGRSSTGESSEEHVMKTFSESVTRSVALEEKRPVVCESVTCAGDTPEKPHAQGADLRLGDSRVSPAHLTSALWEIGVPWQRAAACLLTACLGFQRAGSRVARAQSVFLPANRATFSTGLFAPGRHPQLPFYQARRSFSSNSRGPRTTSMSFTIDRPSSFSFSFDTPNGSTPTVRTPGVALAETASLSRDQLVALVAEESRPGVLQRRMRFGWLLAPFPESAQEQSRMTEFLLRELRLRCAAQLSTLQAVGALLHEARTAVQNMLHPGESVRTPFPRFLFPFETRAPQQGDAAVALPLEGMLKFAHETLLQQYAILLLESKGEGRDLEAEVPQEPRRQRRALRLRQDFLAVIPSLRNLHARVLAQVVAGVRQQFQETAKVLAQLPAADRASILARYENQIETTIRDFLVRNVSLGVLLCHFDHLHHQLQARGPGSPLYSHRSFSDACDPGTCFRPHLPSVSPPAGPSFPAQGPDTGPSRPPGDARFTHSAAEALRGSGFGGCFEEKTETGGGSLPEIVGVMDRCCRPEAQLRAAIDQAQSLCREIAGDSAGVRVFAVETVGNGKASQDIRETSSSSSFSSSFEIPCVQRALEHHIVFPSPILRYVLAELLKNALKATLDKGEEAGGMRGETGCPESEETVDCVVLPVPGGVWIRISDRGVGMSSEKKRGIFNCLNKGDKAMNDAATLFMGGEVGTSCGCSPDTGEKGQKAAPTLERDTLQKRLESVRVSGCGVGLLLCRAYMQYFGGELLLRSSPGKGTDCFLFVPSLEKRSENLPATPVPPLRDEKEENADRGAGEEDFVGTTSRDGGTHSIPEELLDIGDATVRPNPRLHQVYVHWAKGEAGAVTTGFRAQ, encoded by the coding sequence ATGCAGCTTTCTTGCGGCATGTCTCACCTTGCTTTTCGGGTGTTCTCGGCAGCGTGGCGCCAGGGTTGGAAGGTATCAAGACGGGCACCCGTTTCGTCTCGCGAATCAATCGCGAGTTCTCTGACGAAGACTGCATCAGAGATGCCATTTTTACGAGGTCAAAAGGGATTGGCGAATGCTTTTTTAGGAAGGAAGGCGTTCTTCGAGTTTCGACTCAACACGGATTCGATTGGCGTCTCAGCCTCTCGTTTGGAGGAACGTGTTCCGACGTGTCTTTCTCCGTGTTTTTTGTCCGCGTGGAAAGGACCTGATGCACTCTGGTCGGCGAGGAGTAGAGCGACCTGTGCGTCAAGCGTACCTGAATCTCCACCCAACAGCCTCGGGCTCTCTGAAGCAGTGGCATCCAAGTTCACAAGTGCCAGAGCGCTCGAAGAAGGGCGTCTTTCACTGCGAACGATTTGGCCTGCTAGTCTACCCTCTGGACTCGCACACGATGTTGGAGGGGCACCCTGGCAGGGGTCACAGAGAATCTTATGTACACTGGCGACCACGGGAGAGTCGGCGTTTCAATCTTACGCCGAGCGGGGGCGCTCGAGCACAGGCGAATCAAGCGAGGAGCATGTAATGAAGACGTTTTCCGAAAGCGTAACTCGTTCCGTTGCTTtagaggaaaaacgacccGTCGTGTGTGAGTCTGTGACGTGCGCAGGGGATACCCCCGAGAAGCCACATGCCCAAGGTGCTGATCTGCGTCTCGGTGACTCACGTGTTTCACCGGCGCATCTGACGTCTGCCTTGTGGGAAATCGGTGTTCCATGGCAACGCGCAGCCGCCTGCCTACTAACTGCTTGTTTGGGGTTTCAACGTGCAGGTAGTCGCGTCGCACGGGCTCAGTCTGTTTTCTTGCCTGCGAACCGTGCCACCTTTTCGACTGGGCTTTTCGCTCCAGGCCGACACCCGCAGCTTCCTTTTTACCAGGCGcgccgttccttctcttcgaaTTCACGGGGGCCTCGGACCACGAGCATGTCTTTCACCATCGATCGAccgtcttcgttctctttctccttcgacaCACCGAACGGGTCGACGCCcactgtacgtacacccggtGTCGCGCTGGCGGAGACGGCATCGCTTTCGCGGGATCAGCTCGTGGCGCTAGTGGCAGAAGAGTCGAGGCCCGGCGTGCTGCAGCGCCGCATGCGCTTCGGCTGGCTGTTGGCTCCCTTCCCTGAATCAGCCCAAGAGCAGTCGCGCATGACCGAGTTCCTGTTGCGCGAGCTCCGGCTGCGGTGTGCGGCTCAGCTCTCAACTCTGCAGGCTGTTGGAGCGTTGCTGCACGAGGCGCGCACCGCTGTTCAGAACATGCTCCACCCCGGCGAGTCTGTACGCACTCCTTTCCCGCGTTTTCTGTTCCCTTTCGAAACGCGCGCTCCGCAGCAGGGAGACGCAGCTGTCGCACTGCCGCTGGAGGGCATGCTGAAGTTCGCTCACGAGACGCTGCTCCAGCAGTACGCGATTCTGCTTCTAGAGTCGAAGGGTGAGGGGAGAGACCTCGAGGCCGAGGTGCCTCAGGAGCCTCGAAGGCAGCGTCGGGCCCTGCGGCTCCGCCAGGACTTTTTGGCCGTCATCCCCTCCCTCCggaatctgcatgcacgcgtccTCGCGCAAGTCGTCGCGGGAGTGCGGCAGCAGTTTCAAGAGACCGCAAAAGTGCTGGCTCAGCTTCCAGCGGCCGACAGAGCCTCCATCCTTGCGCGGTACGAGAACCAGATCGAGACGACCATCCGAGACTTCCTCGTCCGCAACGTGAGCCTCGGTGTCCTGTTGTGCCACTTCGACCACCTCCACCATCAGCTGCAGGCGCGCGGGCCGGGCTCCCCGCTCTACTCCCACCGCTCCTTCTCGGATGCATGCGATCCAGGTACCTGCTTCAGACCCCACTtaccctctgtctccccgccCGCTGGTCCGAGCTTCCCCGCCCAAGGCCCAGACACCGGCCCATCTCGGCCGCCAGGTGATGCGCGCTTCACCCACAGCGCGGCGGAGGCGCTCAGGGGCTCTGGCTTCGGCGGATGCttcgaagagaagacagagactgGAGGCGGATCGCTCCCCGAAATCGTCGGCGTGATGGATCGCTGCTGTCGACCGGAAGCGCAACTGCGTGCCGCCATCGATCAGGCCCAGAGTCTGTGCCGAGAGATCGCAGGAGATTCAGCAGGCGTGCGCGTGTTCGCCGTCGAAACTGTGGGAAACGGAAAAGCCAGCCAAGATATCCGAGAGacgtcgtcctcgtcttctttctcgtcatcTTTTGAGATTCCCTGTGTTCAAAGAGCCCTTGAACACCACATCGTTTTCCCATCTCCGATTCTGCGATACGTGCTCGCAGAGCTGTTGAAGAACGCGCTGAAAGCGACACTGGACAAgggcgaggaggcgggagGCATGCGTGGAGAGACGGGATGTcccgagagcgaggagacggtAGACTGCGTGGTACTGCCAGTGCCGGGAGGGGTCTGGATTCGCATTTCTGATCGAGGTGTGGGGATGAGctcggagaagaaacgcggcaTTTTCAACTGCTTGAACAAAGGCGACAAAGCGATGAACGACGCAGCCACGCTTTTCATGGGCGGCGAGGTGGGGACGAGCTGTGGCTGCTCGCCAGACACCGGcgagaagggacagaaggcCGCCCCTActttggaaagagacaccCTGCAGAAGCGTCTGGAAAGCGTGCGCGTGTCGGGCTGTGGGGtgggccttcttctctgccgggCCTACATGCAGTACTTTGGCGGCGAGCTCCTGCTCAGATCCAGCCCAGGAAAGGGCACAGACTGCTTTTTGTTTGTGCCTTCActcgagaagcgaagcgaaaaCTTGCCGGCGACTCCGGTGCCCCCGCTCCgggacgaaaaggaagaaaatgcagacagaggagccggagaagaagacttcgTGGGAACGACCTCACGCGATGGGGGAACGCACTCAATTCCCGAGGAACTCCTCGACATTGGAGACGCGACAGTCCGCCCAAACCCCCGACTCCatcaggtgtatgtacactggGCTAAGGGAGAGGCGGGCGCTGTGACGACTGGATTCCGTGCACAgtaa
- a CDS encoding hypothetical protein (encoded by transcript TGME49_227040) produces the protein MASLMQSSSENSRLIRETKRVPVLIPSNPGATLPRTPEKQGETCRKKAAWLSPTHATVDEKREVSKVPGSSDSTCLPQKEDMGKREPAEVRKTAESEKKQKSVKRISGSNGQYSSTFEAHFSQNLPWIFLLTPLRRFLVERNSGPCVSQFEVRRQGGCNPQRRTVNNNERKEKLHERRCGEATFSILSDVVCAKEKARGVRYTYPIHEKLTLNTDEDEVDHSRRSAFRLSWLLFLLSFKKLN, from the coding sequence ATGGCATCTCTGATGCAGTCTTCGTCAGAGAACTCGCGATTGATTCGCGAGACGAAACGGGTGCCCGTCTTGATACCTTCCAACCCTGGCGCCACGCTGCCGAGAACACCCGAAAAGCAAGGTGAGACATGCCGCAAGAAAGCTGCATGGCTGAGTccaacgcatgcaaccgTTGACGAAAAGAGGGAAGTATCAAAAGTTCCAGGGTCTTCTGACAGCACCTGCCTCCCTCAAAAAGAGGACATGGGAAAACGCGAGCCCGCAGAGGTCAGAAAAACagcagaaagcgaaaagaagcaaaaaaGTGTGAAACGGATTTCAGGCAGTAATGGTCAGTACAGCTCGACGTTCGAAGCGCACTTCAGCCAAAACCTACCCTGGATATTCCTTCTCACCCCCCTCCGCCGTTTTTTGGTGGAGCGGAACAGTGGACCGTGTGTGTCGCAATTCGAAGTACGAAGACAGGGAGGCTGCAACCCCCAGCGACGCACGGTGAACAACaacgaaaggaaagaaaagcttCACGAGCGACGCTGCGGCGAAGCCACCTTCAGTATTCTGTCCGATGTCGTTTGTGCGAAGGAAAAAGCTAGAGGGGTGCGATACACGTATCCGATACATGAAAAACTGACTCTCAACACCGACGAGGATGAAGTCGACCACAGCCGTCGCAGCgccttccgtctctcctggctgctcttcctcctgtccTTTAAAAAGTTGAACTGA
- a CDS encoding hypothetical protein (encoded by transcript TGME49_227030), protein MSILRHDSHPIVEDAEGAYLTFDPSCRGTIVLTWSKKAIPDAFIYFNPRKPVPNFKYTGNGGRMQLSTNVQLDPPRYFQGICAFLKTLKQFDGELTVISQNQGPKPITVVLHVAGTNAVVKCERGVAYDLSKVDVVGVIPVDCSEFDCKTLSPVLFREKADRVGAGLTVL, encoded by the exons ATGTCTATCCTACGACATGACTCTCACCCGATCGTGGAGGACGCCGAGGGTGCCTACTTGACTTTCGACCCCTCCTGTCGCGGAACAATTGTTTTGACGTGGTCCAA AAAAGCAATTCCTGACGCGTTCATCTATTTTAATCCACGAAAGCCAGTTCCCAATTTCAAGTACACGGGGAACGGCGGCCGGATGCAGCTGTCGACGAACGTCCAGCTGGATCCTCCCAGATATTTCCAGGGAATTTGTGCGTTCCTCAAAACACTCAAA CAATTTGATGGCGAGCTGACTGTGATAAGCCAGAACCAGGGGCCGAAGCCAATCACTGTCGTTCTTCACGTAGCCGGCACGAACGCCGTTGTCAAATGCGAGAGAGGCGTGGCGTACGACTTGTCCAAAGTCGATGTCGTCGGCGTGATTCCAGTGGATTGTTCGGAATTCGACTGTAAAACACTGTCACCCGTCCTATTTCGCGAAAAAGCTGATCGCGTGGGAGCGGGGCTGACGGTCCTATGA